In Cryptococcus depauperatus CBS 7841 chromosome 4, complete sequence, a single window of DNA contains:
- a CDS encoding succinate dehydrogenase assembly factor 2, mitochondrial, which translates to MSLARLTTAALRPATFRLLHSGPSCLGAVDPFPLPFSDPKLMQAQNRLSEDAAEWPIPQPLDRSGEDEKTLRARLVYQTRKRGTLETDLLLSTFARDALPEMNLDELKAFDKLLDEPDWDIFYWAVEKREPPQRWKDSSVLKKLRKHAKNEGKVVRMMPALRV; encoded by the exons ATGTCGTTGGCTCGCCTCACAACAGCTGCCCTCCGTCCGGCCACTTTCCGACTTTTACATTCTGGTCCTTCCTGTCTTGGAGCTGTCGATCCGTTCCCGCTTCCGTTCTCAGATCCTAAGCTTATGCAAGCACAAAACCGGCTTTCAGAAGACGCTGCAGAGTGGCCGATTCCACAGCCGCTCGACCGTTCAGGCGAAGACGAAAAGACACTGCGAGCCCGGTTGGTTTATCAaacgagaaagagaggaacGCTCGAGACCGACCTGCTCCTCTCGACTTTTGCGCGAGACGCGTTACCAGAGATGAATCTTGACGAGTTGAAGGCGTTTGACAAG CTCCTGGACGAACCGGATTGGGATATCTTTTACTGGGCCgtcgagaagagagaaCCTCCTCAGCGTTGGAAAGACTCGTCGGTATTAAAAAA attgagaaaaCACGCGAAAAACGAAGGCAAGGTGGTGAGGATGATGCCAGCATTGCGCGTCTGA